A stretch of Crossiella cryophila DNA encodes these proteins:
- a CDS encoding VOC family protein, protein MLTPVDSTARAYPYLGYRDASAALSWLEQVGFTTLGRRDGTDGAVLHAEVRYGEVVLILFSADPGAPAREPVGAGDGLYLCLPTPAAVDEWFTRAISSGGRAVLVPHDIERGGRRARVFDPEGKEWSVGTYRPGG, encoded by the coding sequence ATGCTGACACCCGTGGACTCCACCGCGCGGGCGTATCCCTACCTCGGTTATCGCGACGCCTCAGCGGCGCTGAGCTGGCTGGAGCAGGTGGGGTTCACCACGCTGGGCAGACGGGACGGCACCGACGGCGCGGTGCTGCACGCGGAGGTCCGCTACGGCGAGGTCGTGCTCATCCTCTTCAGCGCCGACCCCGGCGCCCCGGCGCGGGAACCGGTCGGCGCCGGGGACGGGCTCTACCTCTGCCTGCCCACCCCCGCCGCCGTCGACGAGTGGTTCACCAGGGCGATCAGCTCAGGGGGCAGGGCCGTGCTGGTCCCGCACGACATCGAACGGGGCGGTCGCCGGGCGCGGGTGTTCGATCCCGAGGGCAAGGAGTGGAGCGTGGGCACCTACCGTCCGGGTGGCTGA
- a CDS encoding ParB/RepB/Spo0J family partition protein, whose translation MTSLPGRDPGHTRENRLASWPELGLLDLSVWLLPVSALATEPLLPQRTGTSGQPPPLTGDEARLPPILVHSSTARVIDGLRRLRAAAELGRTEIEACLFHGSDREAVVLAARVTVLSGLPLSTSDRSGTVDWTLRSYPDWSDRLIAEVAGRSPTTVATARRRLGPAGGPGQRIGRDGRARPVNSAEARQRAGELFLARPGAVLREIAAEAGVALSTAQDVRKRVRAGLDPVPEGIRARPARET comes from the coding sequence ATGACCAGCCTGCCCGGCCGGGATCCGGGCCACACCAGGGAGAACCGCCTGGCCTCCTGGCCGGAACTGGGCCTGCTGGACCTCTCGGTGTGGCTGCTGCCGGTGTCGGCGCTGGCCACCGAACCCCTGCTGCCCCAGCGCACCGGGACGAGCGGGCAGCCACCACCGCTGACCGGCGATGAGGCACGACTGCCGCCCATCCTGGTGCACAGCAGCACCGCGCGGGTCATCGACGGCCTGCGCCGGTTGCGGGCCGCGGCCGAGCTGGGCCGCACCGAGATCGAGGCCTGCCTGTTCCACGGCAGCGACCGGGAGGCCGTGGTGCTGGCCGCGCGCGTCACCGTCCTGAGTGGACTCCCACTGTCCACATCGGACCGATCCGGCACCGTGGACTGGACGTTGCGCAGCTACCCGGACTGGTCGGACCGGCTGATCGCCGAGGTCGCCGGTAGGTCACCGACCACGGTGGCCACCGCGCGCCGCAGGCTGGGCCCCGCCGGCGGTCCCGGTCAGCGGATCGGCCGGGACGGCCGCGCCAGGCCGGTCAACAGCGCCGAGGCCCGGCAGCGTGCCGGCGAGCTGTTCCTCGCCCGGCCGGGCGCCGTGCTGCGCGAGATCGCGGCGGAGGCCGGGGTGGCGTTGTCCACCGCCCAGGACGTGCGCAAGCGGGTGCGGGCCGGGCTGGACCCGGTGCCCGAGGGCATCCGCGCCCGGCCCGCGAGGGAGACCTGA
- a CDS encoding TetR/AcrR family transcriptional regulator: MSDRAPAPRGRPRDERVDQRILDAVVAELAERGVAGFASNRVAARSGVAKRSIYSRWPNNEELILAGLSTLTAHVTHPRTGSVRGDLTALAEVLAELFTGPRCRVILRCETELAEYPELHERIQQTCVQPMEDVVREILRNGVGRGELRADVDIQLMVELLTAAVLYGANHAPNEEVLRAKLIAVLDSLLRGLLA, translated from the coding sequence ATGTCCGATCGAGCACCGGCGCCCCGTGGCCGCCCCCGCGACGAGCGGGTCGACCAGCGCATCCTGGACGCCGTCGTCGCCGAGCTGGCCGAGCGCGGCGTGGCGGGCTTCGCCAGCAACCGGGTCGCCGCCCGCTCCGGCGTGGCCAAGCGCAGCATCTACAGCCGGTGGCCGAACAACGAGGAACTGATCCTGGCCGGGCTGAGCACCCTCACCGCGCACGTCACCCACCCCCGCACCGGATCGGTGCGCGGCGATCTCACCGCGCTGGCCGAGGTGCTGGCCGAGCTGTTCACCGGGCCGCGCTGCCGGGTCATCCTGCGTTGCGAGACCGAACTGGCCGAATACCCCGAGTTGCACGAGCGCATTCAGCAGACCTGTGTCCAACCTATGGAGGATGTGGTGCGGGAGATCCTCCGGAATGGGGTCGGCCGCGGTGAGCTTCGGGCTGATGTCGATATCCAGTTGATGGTCGAACTGCTCACCGCAGCGGTGCTCTACGGCGCCAATCACGCGCCGAACGAGGAAGTGTTGCGGGCCAAGCTGATCGCGGTGCTGGACAGCCTGCTGCGCGGCCTGCTCGCCTGA
- a CDS encoding aldehyde dehydrogenase family protein → MSTSVTDQTAISTALGRVRATFAAGTTRPRSWRAAQLTAMRTMLLTHSTEFEQALHSDLRKSPVEAQLAEIGSSIAEIDHTLRRLRGWMRPSRVRTPMSLFPATARIVPEPLGVVLIIAPWNYPLQLSISPMIGALAAGNTVVLKPSELAPATSALLARLLPAYLDAQAVTVVEGGVEETTYLLTQPFDHILYTGNGTVGRIVATAAAEHLTPITLELGGKSPVFVDETTDLAVAARRIAWAKFLNAGQTCVAPDYVLVTEAARQPLLAELTAAITEMFGADPQRGNSYGRIVNQRHFRRLRALLAEGDLVTGGGSDEADLYIEPTVLTGVTGESAVMAEEIFGPILPVLTVAGVGEAISFITARDKPLALYAFTGSAAARDRLLQETSSGALNFGIPMAHTSVSGLPFGGVGASGMGAYHGKFSFDTFTHRKPVLSKPSFPDTMRLLYPPYTDRTLKLVKRFIVRSEPLLSRRR, encoded by the coding sequence ATGAGCACCTCAGTCACCGACCAGACCGCGATCAGCACCGCGTTAGGCAGGGTCCGGGCCACCTTCGCGGCCGGGACCACCAGGCCGCGGTCCTGGCGCGCCGCCCAGCTGACCGCGATGCGCACCATGTTGCTGACCCACAGCACCGAGTTCGAGCAGGCCCTGCACAGCGACCTGCGCAAGAGCCCGGTGGAGGCGCAGCTGGCCGAGATCGGTTCCAGCATCGCCGAGATCGACCACACCCTGCGCCGGTTGCGGGGCTGGATGCGCCCGAGCCGGGTGCGCACGCCGATGTCGCTGTTCCCCGCCACCGCGCGGATCGTGCCGGAGCCGCTCGGCGTGGTGCTGATCATCGCGCCGTGGAACTACCCGCTCCAGCTCAGCATCAGCCCGATGATCGGCGCGCTGGCCGCAGGCAACACCGTGGTGCTCAAGCCCAGCGAACTCGCGCCTGCCACCAGTGCCCTGCTCGCCCGGCTGCTGCCCGCCTACCTCGACGCGCAGGCCGTCACCGTGGTCGAGGGCGGTGTCGAGGAGACCACTTACCTGCTCACCCAGCCCTTCGACCACATCCTCTACACCGGCAACGGGACGGTGGGCCGGATCGTGGCCACCGCCGCGGCCGAACACCTCACCCCGATCACCCTGGAACTGGGCGGCAAGTCACCGGTGTTCGTCGATGAGACCACCGACCTGGCGGTGGCCGCCCGCCGCATCGCCTGGGCCAAGTTCCTCAACGCCGGACAGACCTGCGTCGCCCCGGACTACGTGCTGGTGACCGAGGCGGCCAGGCAGCCACTGCTGGCTGAGCTGACCGCCGCGATCACCGAGATGTTCGGCGCGGATCCCCAGCGCGGCAACAGTTATGGCCGCATCGTGAACCAGCGGCACTTCCGCAGGCTGCGCGCGCTGCTCGCCGAGGGCGACCTCGTGACCGGGGGCGGGTCCGACGAGGCCGACCTGTACATCGAGCCGACCGTGCTCACCGGGGTCACCGGCGAGTCCGCGGTGATGGCCGAGGAGATCTTCGGCCCCATCCTGCCGGTGCTGACCGTCGCCGGGGTGGGCGAGGCGATCTCGTTCATCACCGCGCGGGACAAACCGCTGGCGCTCTACGCCTTCACCGGCTCCGCGGCCGCCCGCGACCGGCTGCTCCAGGAGACCTCCTCCGGCGCGCTGAACTTCGGCATCCCGATGGCGCACACCAGCGTCAGCGGCCTGCCCTTCGGCGGGGTCGGCGCCAGCGGGATGGGCGCCTACCACGGCAAGTTCTCCTTCGACACCTTCACCCACCGCAAGCCCGTGCTGAGCAAGCCCTCTTTCCCGGACACCATGCGCCTGCTCTACCCGCCCTACACCGACCGGACGCTGAAGCTGGTGAAGCGGTTCATCGTGCGCTCCGAACCACTGCTGTCCCGGCGACGCTGA
- a CDS encoding alkene reductase: MTDQPLFQPVRLGGLDLPNRVLMAPMTRARTHNPELAPGELQATYYAQRATAGLIISEGTWVNRDAIGYLNVPGIYTDTQTQGWAQVTAAVHEAGGRITSQLGHVGALSHPDHHNGRLPAGPSAVNPRAQSFTSQGMQDTVTPRALTTAEIKQTIADYRTAAANAKRAGFDGVEIHAQTGHLLAQFLNPHFNQRTDSYGGSKENRARILLDILHAITENWDTARISVKLSPHFADGNTFIADEETLAGYDHLIGNLTGLAYLHLVGPAEAAERRGFYTHYRELYQGNLVANLGFTKDSANELIGDGLADAVAFGAPFIANPDLVARFAHDHPLAEADRETYYAGHSNGYTDYPPVS; this comes from the coding sequence GTGACTGACCAGCCTCTGTTCCAGCCCGTCCGCCTCGGCGGCCTGGACCTGCCCAACCGCGTGCTGATGGCCCCGATGACCAGGGCCCGCACCCACAACCCCGAACTGGCCCCCGGTGAGCTACAGGCCACCTACTACGCCCAGCGCGCCACCGCCGGACTGATCATCAGCGAGGGCACCTGGGTCAACCGGGACGCCATCGGTTACCTCAACGTGCCCGGCATCTACACCGACACCCAGACCCAGGGCTGGGCCCAGGTCACCGCGGCCGTGCACGAGGCGGGCGGGCGGATCACGTCCCAGCTCGGCCACGTCGGCGCGCTCTCCCACCCCGACCACCACAACGGCCGCCTGCCAGCCGGACCCTCCGCGGTCAACCCGCGCGCGCAATCCTTTACCTCACAAGGCATGCAGGACACCGTCACCCCGCGTGCACTGACCACCGCCGAGATCAAACAGACCATCGCCGACTACCGCACCGCCGCGGCCAACGCCAAACGCGCGGGCTTCGACGGCGTGGAGATCCACGCCCAGACCGGCCACCTGCTGGCCCAGTTCCTCAACCCGCACTTCAACCAGCGCACCGACAGCTACGGCGGCAGCAAGGAGAACCGGGCCCGCATCCTGCTCGACATCCTGCACGCGATCACCGAGAACTGGGACACCGCAAGGATTTCGGTCAAGCTGTCCCCACACTTCGCCGACGGCAACACCTTCATCGCCGACGAGGAAACCCTGGCCGGGTACGACCACCTCATCGGCAACCTCACCGGACTGGCCTACCTGCACCTGGTCGGCCCGGCCGAGGCAGCCGAGCGCCGGGGCTTCTACACCCACTATCGCGAGCTGTACCAAGGAAACCTGGTCGCCAACCTCGGCTTCACCAAGGACAGCGCGAACGAACTGATCGGCGACGGCCTGGCCGACGCGGTGGCCTTCGGCGCCCCGTTCATCGCCAACCCGGACCTGGTGGCCCGCTTCGCGCACGACCACCCACTGGCCGAGGCGGACCGGGAGACCTACTACGCGGGCCACAGCAACGGGTACACCGACTACCCGCCGGTGTCCTGA
- a CDS encoding NADPH-dependent F420 reductase, protein MKIGILGAGHIAQAVARHAIRYGHQVVLSNSRGPDSLTDLVAELGPLASAGTVAEAASAELVLLAVGWPQVPAAVAGLPDWGGRIVIDATNQFATPPPDWTIDDLGEITGSEHIASLLPGARIVKAFNTLHASRIAPDPRHPAGRQLLFLAGDDAEAKATVHALTEEFGFAPVDLGDLRTGGRLMQLGGPLSGLHALKQD, encoded by the coding sequence ATGAAGATCGGCATCCTCGGCGCGGGCCACATCGCCCAGGCCGTCGCCCGGCACGCGATCCGGTACGGCCACCAGGTCGTGCTGAGCAACAGCCGCGGCCCGGACTCGCTGACCGACCTGGTCGCCGAGCTGGGCCCGCTGGCCAGTGCGGGCACCGTGGCCGAGGCCGCGAGCGCGGAACTCGTGCTGCTCGCGGTGGGCTGGCCGCAGGTGCCGGCCGCGGTGGCCGGGCTGCCGGACTGGGGCGGGCGGATCGTGATCGACGCGACCAACCAGTTCGCCACCCCGCCGCCGGACTGGACCATCGACGACCTGGGCGAGATCACCGGCAGCGAGCACATCGCCTCGTTGTTGCCCGGAGCCCGGATCGTCAAGGCGTTCAACACCTTGCACGCGAGTCGCATCGCACCCGACCCACGCCATCCGGCCGGTCGGCAACTCCTGTTCCTGGCCGGGGACGACGCCGAGGCCAAGGCCACCGTGCACGCGCTGACCGAGGAATTCGGCTTCGCCCCGGTGGACCTGGGCGATCTGCGCACCGGCGGCCGGCTGATGCAGCTCGGCGGCCCGCTCTCCGGCCTGCACGCCCTCAAGCAGGACTGA
- a CDS encoding alcohol dehydrogenase catalytic domain-containing protein, which translates to MRTVVFDQHGDPARVLRLDHTDPPGPPGPGQVLIRVLTSPVHPGDLLGVQGPGEPLPAPRTPGAEGMGTVAALGSGVTGLSVGERVAFFPAPGAWREYLLAPAEVVVPVPAGVKDSTAALMLVNPLTLRMLLRAAGEITGPVLQTAAGSSMGGLVAAAAQRHGFPLINLVRREAGAAELRDRFPEFPAISTSDPDWPDQVRAAAGGRGVPVVLDAVGGALTPDLVALLADGGRLISYGALDGDRAGPSPRAIVRRELTHRGVSVLRWQAQDQAIRAEDRAFATELARTRPELFAVAAEYDLAAFTAAVEHVRRPGKTGTVLFTLGEDQS; encoded by the coding sequence ATGCGGACCGTGGTGTTCGACCAGCACGGGGACCCCGCCCGGGTGCTCCGCCTCGACCACACCGACCCACCGGGCCCACCCGGCCCTGGCCAGGTGCTGATCCGGGTGCTGACCAGCCCGGTGCACCCCGGTGACCTGCTCGGCGTCCAGGGCCCTGGCGAGCCGTTGCCCGCGCCGCGCACCCCGGGCGCGGAGGGGATGGGCACCGTCGCCGCGCTGGGCTCCGGCGTCACCGGGCTGAGCGTGGGGGAGCGGGTGGCGTTCTTCCCGGCCCCGGGCGCGTGGCGGGAGTACCTGCTCGCACCGGCCGAGGTCGTGGTGCCGGTGCCTGCGGGCGTCAAGGACAGCACCGCCGCGTTGATGCTGGTCAACCCGCTCACGCTGCGGATGCTGCTGCGGGCCGCCGGGGAGATCACCGGACCGGTGCTGCAGACCGCGGCCGGGTCTTCGATGGGCGGCCTGGTCGCCGCCGCGGCCCAGCGGCACGGCTTCCCGCTGATCAACCTGGTGCGCCGGGAGGCCGGTGCCGCCGAGTTGCGCGACCGCTTCCCCGAGTTCCCGGCCATCTCCACCTCGGACCCGGACTGGCCGGACCAGGTGCGGGCCGCGGCGGGCGGGCGTGGCGTGCCGGTGGTCCTGGACGCGGTTGGCGGCGCGCTGACCCCGGACCTGGTCGCCCTGCTGGCCGACGGCGGCCGGTTGATCAGCTACGGCGCCCTGGACGGCGACCGCGCGGGGCCGTCACCGCGGGCGATCGTCCGCCGGGAACTGACCCACCGCGGGGTGTCGGTGTTGCGCTGGCAGGCCCAGGACCAGGCGATCCGGGCCGAGGACCGCGCCTTCGCCACCGAACTCGCCCGCACCCGGCCCGAGCTGTTCGCAGTCGCCGCCGAGTACGACCTGGCCGCGTTCACCGCGGCCGTGGAGCACGTCCGCCGTCCCGGCAAGACGGGAACGGTGCTGTTCACCTTGGGAGAGGACCAGTCATGA
- a CDS encoding TetR/AcrR family transcriptional regulator → MPRITKEDKARNRDNIVAAAGRMFRSQGIDSVGIADLMKAAGLTHGGFYNHFPSKDALAVEVCNSAFAASHAAMNQLIEQGTDESGTPMTKIVQEYLSTGHRDSPEAGCPSAALVGDAWRQGEEIQSAYAAGVQGYLCGFAAEIRLEAAARGEELPETEVRDQAVRLLSEMVGAMVLARAVHQANPTLSDEILESSRRNLFSDPAAERTG, encoded by the coding sequence ATGCCGCGGATCACCAAGGAAGACAAGGCGCGCAACCGCGACAACATCGTGGCCGCGGCCGGCCGGATGTTCCGGTCACAGGGCATCGACAGCGTCGGCATCGCCGACCTGATGAAGGCCGCCGGGCTGACCCACGGCGGCTTCTACAACCACTTCCCGTCCAAGGACGCCCTGGCCGTGGAGGTCTGCAACTCCGCGTTCGCCGCCTCGCACGCGGCCATGAACCAGCTCATCGAGCAGGGCACGGACGAGTCCGGCACCCCGATGACCAAGATCGTCCAGGAGTACCTCTCCACCGGGCACCGGGACTCCCCCGAGGCAGGCTGCCCGTCCGCGGCACTGGTCGGCGACGCCTGGCGGCAGGGCGAGGAGATCCAGTCCGCCTACGCCGCGGGCGTGCAGGGCTACCTGTGCGGGTTCGCCGCGGAGATCCGGCTGGAGGCGGCCGCCCGCGGCGAGGAACTACCCGAGACCGAGGTCCGGGATCAGGCGGTGCGCCTGCTCAGTGAGATGGTCGGCGCGATGGTGCTGGCCAGGGCGGTGCACCAGGCCAACCCCACGCTGTCCGATGAGATCCTGGAATCCAGTCGCCGCAACCTGTTCAGCGATCCAGCAGCTGAGCGCACCGGATGA
- the otsB gene encoding trehalose-phosphatase produces MPERASAAALPPELRRALIQLARTPRLLVACDYDGTLASIVADPEQARPLPESMNALRSLATLPATTIAVISGRALRDLATLSRLPAEVHLVGSHGSEFDVGFVHELDAAAKDRLTRVRRAIEEIVTDAPGVHLEFKPASVAVHSRRAEPEVADRAFAAIRQGPCTWTGIQVTEGKAVIELAVIQTDKGHALDVLRHQVAASAALFIGDDVTDEKAFQRLAGPDLGIKVGDGRTAAEYRLPDTPEVALTLAFLLEERRNWLYGEQAVPIERLTMLANERSVGLLTPDARLTWLCHPEPDSAAVVADLLGGPSAGHFSIKPERNGLPLGQRYVPGTMTVETRWSKLLVTDYLDHYAPPQRTDLVRVISGNTTALVTFAPRPEFGQVPVTLIAGPDGLRVLGTTDPIVLRSPGVQWEITADGTAEAIVTVTPDAPVVLELRCGTDDLSAAAPEADRRARADAYWTEWLAGLTLPGTQRDLVARSALTLRGLQHGETGAFLAAATSSLPEEIGGVRNWDYRYCWVRDAALSAQALVSLGSLTEAESYLNWVHRVLATLAGPERLHPLYTLHGNTLGPEAVLDTLPGYAGSRPVRVGNLANQQVQLDVFGPVVDLVKKLSDARGKLTDDDWRMVEAMAEAVTRRWHEPDHGIWEERAAPRHRVYSKVMCWVTLDRAITLGQTYDRTVDASWIPLREVISTDVLKHGWNEEVQSFTTAYDGTDLDAATLHIGLSGLIDPADERFQATVTATEAELRSGVTVYRYHRDDGLPGTEGGWHLCAAWMIEAYLLTGRRTEAEELFQQMVDCAGPTGLLPEEYDPVAERSLGNHPQAYSHLGLIRCAQLLDR; encoded by the coding sequence GTGCCCGAACGCGCCAGCGCCGCCGCGCTGCCGCCGGAACTCCGCCGCGCCCTGATCCAGCTCGCGCGCACCCCGCGCCTGCTCGTCGCCTGTGACTACGACGGCACCCTGGCCTCGATCGTGGCCGATCCCGAGCAGGCCCGGCCGCTGCCGGAGTCGATGAACGCGCTGCGCTCGCTGGCCACCCTGCCCGCCACCACGATCGCGGTCATCTCCGGACGCGCGCTGCGCGACCTTGCCACCCTGTCCAGACTGCCTGCCGAGGTCCACCTGGTGGGCTCGCACGGTTCGGAGTTCGACGTCGGCTTCGTGCACGAACTCGACGCCGCCGCCAAGGACCGGCTCACCAGGGTCCGCCGGGCCATCGAGGAGATCGTCACCGACGCGCCCGGCGTGCACCTGGAGTTCAAGCCCGCCTCGGTCGCGGTGCACTCCCGCCGCGCCGAACCCGAGGTCGCCGACCGCGCGTTCGCCGCGATCCGCCAGGGCCCGTGCACCTGGACGGGCATCCAGGTCACCGAGGGCAAGGCGGTGATCGAGCTGGCGGTGATCCAGACCGACAAGGGCCACGCCCTGGACGTGCTGCGGCACCAGGTCGCCGCCTCGGCCGCGCTGTTCATCGGCGACGACGTCACCGACGAGAAGGCCTTCCAGCGCCTGGCCGGACCGGACCTGGGCATCAAGGTCGGCGACGGCCGCACCGCCGCCGAGTACCGCCTGCCGGACACCCCCGAGGTCGCGCTCACCCTGGCCTTCCTGTTGGAGGAGCGGCGGAACTGGCTCTACGGCGAGCAGGCGGTGCCGATCGAGCGGCTGACCATGCTGGCTAACGAACGGTCGGTAGGTTTGCTGACCCCGGACGCCCGCCTCACCTGGCTCTGCCACCCCGAACCCGACTCCGCCGCGGTCGTCGCCGACCTGCTCGGCGGCCCTTCCGCGGGCCACTTCTCGATCAAGCCGGAGCGCAACGGCCTGCCCCTGGGCCAGCGTTATGTCCCGGGCACGATGACCGTGGAAACCCGCTGGTCCAAGCTGCTGGTCACCGACTACCTCGACCACTACGCCCCGCCGCAGCGCACAGACCTGGTCCGGGTGATCTCCGGCAACACCACCGCCCTGGTCACCTTCGCGCCCCGCCCGGAGTTCGGCCAGGTCCCGGTCACCCTGATCGCCGGACCCGACGGCCTGCGCGTCCTGGGCACCACCGACCCCATCGTGCTGCGTTCGCCTGGCGTGCAGTGGGAGATCACCGCCGACGGCACCGCCGAAGCCATCGTGACCGTGACCCCGGACGCCCCGGTGGTGCTCGAACTGCGTTGCGGCACCGACGATCTCTCCGCCGCCGCCCCGGAAGCCGACCGCCGCGCCCGCGCGGACGCCTACTGGACCGAGTGGCTGGCCGGACTCACCCTGCCCGGCACCCAGCGTGACCTGGTCGCCCGCTCCGCCCTCACCCTGCGCGGCCTGCAACACGGTGAGACCGGCGCATTCCTCGCCGCCGCAACGTCCTCGCTGCCCGAGGAGATCGGCGGTGTCCGCAACTGGGACTACCGCTACTGCTGGGTCCGCGACGCCGCCCTGTCCGCACAAGCCTTGGTATCACTGGGATCCCTCACCGAAGCCGAGTCCTACCTCAACTGGGTGCACCGGGTCCTGGCCACCCTGGCCGGTCCGGAACGCCTGCACCCGCTCTACACCCTGCACGGCAACACCCTCGGCCCCGAAGCCGTCCTGGACACCCTGCCCGGCTACGCGGGTTCACGCCCCGTACGCGTCGGAAACCTGGCCAACCAACAGGTCCAGCTCGACGTCTTCGGCCCGGTGGTCGACCTGGTCAAGAAACTCAGCGACGCCCGCGGCAAGCTCACCGACGACGACTGGCGCATGGTCGAGGCCATGGCCGAGGCCGTCACCCGCCGCTGGCACGAACCCGACCACGGCATCTGGGAGGAACGCGCCGCACCCCGGCACCGCGTCTACTCCAAGGTCATGTGCTGGGTCACCCTGGACCGCGCCATCACCCTCGGCCAGACCTACGACCGCACCGTCGACGCCTCCTGGATCCCGTTGCGGGAGGTCATTTCCACCGATGTGCTCAAGCACGGCTGGAACGAGGAGGTCCAGTCCTTCACCACCGCCTACGACGGCACCGACCTGGATGCCGCGACCCTCCACATCGGACTCTCCGGCCTGATCGACCCCGCCGACGAACGCTTCCAGGCCACCGTCACCGCCACCGAGGCCGAACTCCGTTCCGGCGTCACCGTCTACCGCTACCACCGCGACGACGGCCTGCCCGGCACCGAGGGCGGCTGGCACCTGTGCGCGGCCTGGATGATCGAGGCGTATCTGCTCACCGGCCGCCGCACCGAGGCCGAGGAACTGTTCCAGCAGATGGTCGACTGCGCCGGACCCACCGGCCTGCTGCCCGAGGAGTACGACCCGGTGGCCGAACGCTCACTGGGCAACCACCCGCAGGCCTACTCCCACCTCGGACTCATCCGGTGCGCTCAGCTGCTGGATCGCTGA
- a CDS encoding MFS transporter — MTILPILLSTTFLQLLDVTLVQVALPSITADLHAGQGTTQLVLTGYTLTYASLLLIAARLGDRYGYRRLFRIGLAVFTIGTVSSALAPTAGFLVLARLVEGVGSGLVAPQVFSLIQTALPVERRARALSSLGATMAVAALSGPLLGGVLLTVDPTGLGWRLLFLANVPVALLALAFSGKLPATALPATPATHPARPDQPALRTQLAQSGLPSPAVRPAQPGQPSPSTHPTQPGAPSAVACLAPPDNPRPPAPRIDLLGATLAASGLALLILPLSLGRDTGWPPWTWLTLATALTLLTLFARTQRRPNPLLHPTVLRDRPARTGLLLVLVFNAGVPSLTYLLLRYLQTGPGHTPLTAALLTATYPLAAALGSRLAPTLTRRHGGLPLAIAAAGIAVTTAALAAIVGTPAEPWTLSLLLIPAGLGFGVFTAAVFAVVLARTHPDAIGSASGLLPTAQQLGGTLGITLAGLVFAVGADPASGFGYALGYETVVFLIAAGIALGLSRGRG; from the coding sequence ATGACCATCCTGCCCATCCTCCTGAGCACGACCTTCCTGCAACTCCTGGACGTCACCCTGGTCCAGGTGGCGCTGCCGTCGATCACCGCTGACCTGCACGCCGGCCAGGGCACCACCCAACTCGTCCTGACCGGCTACACCCTGACCTACGCCAGCCTGCTGCTCATCGCGGCGCGGCTGGGGGACCGGTACGGGTACCGGCGGCTGTTCCGGATCGGACTGGCGGTGTTCACCATCGGCACGGTGAGCAGCGCGCTCGCGCCGACGGCGGGTTTCCTGGTGCTGGCGCGGCTGGTCGAGGGGGTGGGCAGTGGATTGGTGGCGCCGCAGGTGTTCTCGCTGATCCAGACGGCGCTGCCGGTTGAGCGGCGGGCGCGGGCGCTGAGTTCACTGGGGGCGACGATGGCGGTGGCCGCGCTGAGCGGGCCGTTGCTGGGCGGGGTGCTGTTGACGGTGGATCCGACGGGGCTGGGCTGGCGGCTGTTGTTCCTGGCGAACGTGCCGGTGGCGCTGCTTGCCTTGGCGTTCAGCGGAAAACTGCCCGCGACGGCGCTGCCCGCCACCCCCGCCACGCACCCTGCCCGGCCCGATCAGCCCGCGCTCCGCACGCAGCTGGCTCAGTCGGGTCTGCCTTCGCCCGCCGTCCGCCCGGCCCAGCCTGGCCAGCCTTCGCCCAGCACACACCCGACCCAGCCCGGTGCCCCCTCGGCCGTGGCTTGCCTGGCCCCGCCCGACAACCCCCGCCCGCCCGCTCCCCGGATCGACCTGCTCGGCGCAACCCTCGCCGCCTCCGGCCTGGCCCTCCTCATCCTCCCCCTCTCCCTGGGCCGCGACACCGGCTGGCCCCCCTGGACCTGGCTCACCCTCGCCACCGCCCTCACCCTCCTCACCCTCTTCGCCCGCACCCAACGCCGCCCCAACCCCCTCCTGCACCCCACCGTCCTCCGCGACCGCCCCGCCCGAACCGGCCTCCTCCTCGTCCTGGTCTTCAACGCAGGCGTCCCCTCCCTCACCTACCTCCTGCTCCGCTACCTGCAAACCGGCCCCGGCCACACCCCCCTCACCGCCGCCCTGCTCACCGCCACCTACCCCCTCGCCGCCGCCCTCGGCAGCCGCCTCGCCCCGACCCTCACCCGCCGTCACGGCGGCCTGCCACTCGCCATCGCCGCCGCCGGGATCGCCGTCACCACCGCCGCCCTGGCCGCGATCGTCGGCACCCCGGCCGAGCCGTGGACCCTGTCCCTGCTGCTGATCCCGGCGGGACTGGGCTTCGGCGTGTTCACCGCGGCCGTCTTCGCCGTCGTCCTCGCCCGCACCCATCCCGACGCCATTGGCTCCGCCTCCGGATTGCTGCCCACGGCCCAGCAACTGGGCGGCACCCTGGGCATCACGTTGGCGGGACTGGTGTTCGCGGTCGGTGCTGATCCGGCGAGTGGGTTCGGGTACGCACTCGGCTACGAGACCGTGGTGTTCCTGATCGCCGCCGGAATCGCACTCGGGCTCAGTCGCGGGAGGGGGTGA